The following are encoded in a window of Arctopsyche grandis isolate Sample6627 chromosome 4, ASM5162203v2, whole genome shotgun sequence genomic DNA:
- the LOC143910425 gene encoding uncharacterized protein LOC143910425 isoform X1: protein MLNKSKIFFKEICSNFSMKEFTSKPTRPRRLGSFYQRGKSFEVARVNRHCEVYAYYERFYLECPVHVSGHKVRRPRLDVFFGPASLLTAPEDARARLGAPAPSDRPQKQPLFQKLIKSKIANNSDVA from the exons atgttaaataaatctaAGATTTTCTTTAAAGAAATATGCAGTAATTTTTCTATGAAAG AGTTTACATCGAAGCCGACTCGTCCTCGGAGGCTCGGGTCATTTTACCAACGGGGAAAAAGTTTCGAAGTCGCGCGAGTCAATCGTCATTGTgaag tttatgcGTACTACGAGCGATTTTATTTAGAGTGTCCCGTTCATGTTAGCGGACACAAAGTGCGTCGACCGCGTCTGGACGTCTTCTTCGGACCGGCGTCGCTTCTGACGGCTCCAGAGGATGCGAGAGCCCGACTTGGAGCGCCTGCGCCCTCCGATCGTCCCCAAAAACAACCCCTATTCCAAAAACTCATAAAGTCGAAAATAGCGAACAATAGCGACGTCGCTTGA
- the LOC143910425 gene encoding uncharacterized protein LOC143910425 isoform X2 gives MNIQYMYSTYQFTSKPTRPRRLGSFYQRGKSFEVARVNRHCEVYAYYERFYLECPVHVSGHKVRRPRLDVFFGPASLLTAPEDARARLGAPAPSDRPQKQPLFQKLIKSKIANNSDVA, from the exons atgAATATACAATACATGTACAGCACTTACC AGTTTACATCGAAGCCGACTCGTCCTCGGAGGCTCGGGTCATTTTACCAACGGGGAAAAAGTTTCGAAGTCGCGCGAGTCAATCGTCATTGTgaag tttatgcGTACTACGAGCGATTTTATTTAGAGTGTCCCGTTCATGTTAGCGGACACAAAGTGCGTCGACCGCGTCTGGACGTCTTCTTCGGACCGGCGTCGCTTCTGACGGCTCCAGAGGATGCGAGAGCCCGACTTGGAGCGCCTGCGCCCTCCGATCGTCCCCAAAAACAACCCCTATTCCAAAAACTCATAAAGTCGAAAATAGCGAACAATAGCGACGTCGCTTGA